A section of the Rhizobium sp. SSA_523 genome encodes:
- a CDS encoding prephenate/arogenate dehydrogenase family protein, giving the protein MTDKMFDRITLIGIGLIGSSIARDIKDLGLAREVVISTRSPATLERARELALGDRYELSAAEAVKDADLIIVSVPVGSSGVVAEQIAPNLKAGAILTDVGSTKASVIQQMQPHIPEGVHFIPGHPLAGTEKSGPDAGFPGLFRGRWCIFTPLPETDAAALERLKDFWIALGSKVDEMDPQHHDKVLAIVSHLPHIIAYNIVGTADDLETVTESEVIKYSASGFRDFTRLAASDPTMWRDVCLHNKDAILEMLARFSEDLASLQRSIRWGEGDKLFELFSRTRTIRRSIVQAGQDVDAPDFGRHALDPKP; this is encoded by the coding sequence ATGACAGATAAGATGTTCGACCGGATCACGCTGATCGGTATCGGCCTGATCGGTTCTTCGATCGCACGCGATATCAAGGATCTCGGGCTTGCCCGGGAGGTGGTGATCTCGACCCGTAGCCCGGCGACGCTGGAGCGGGCGAGGGAGCTGGCGCTCGGCGATCGCTATGAGCTCTCGGCCGCCGAGGCGGTGAAGGACGCCGACCTCATCATCGTCTCCGTGCCGGTCGGATCCTCCGGTGTCGTGGCCGAACAGATCGCGCCCAATCTGAAGGCCGGCGCCATCTTGACCGATGTCGGGTCTACCAAGGCATCGGTCATCCAGCAAATGCAGCCGCATATTCCAGAGGGCGTCCATTTCATTCCGGGCCACCCGCTGGCGGGCACCGAAAAATCCGGCCCGGATGCCGGTTTCCCGGGGCTTTTCCGCGGGCGCTGGTGCATCTTCACACCCTTGCCGGAAACGGATGCCGCAGCGCTTGAACGGCTCAAGGATTTCTGGATCGCATTGGGCTCCAAGGTCGACGAGATGGACCCGCAGCATCATGACAAGGTTCTGGCGATCGTTTCGCATCTGCCGCACATCATCGCCTACAACATAGTCGGCACGGCCGATGACCTGGAAACGGTGACGGAATCGGAAGTCATCAAATATTCGGCCTCCGGCTTTCGCGATTTCACCCGTCTTGCCGCCTCTGATCCGACCATGTGGCGCGATGTCTGCCTGCACAATAAGGATGCGATCCTTGAAATGCTGGCGCGCTTCTCGGAGGATCTCGCATCGTTGCAGCGGTCGATCCGCTGGGGCGAGGGTGACAAGCTGTTCGAGCTTTTCTCGCGCACCCGCACCATCCGCCGATCGATCGTTCAGGCCGGGCAGGACGTGGACGCACCGGATTTCGGCCGTCACGCACTGGATCCGAAGCCCTGA
- the rpmB gene encoding 50S ribosomal protein L28, whose protein sequence is MSRKCELTGKGVQSGNNVSHANNKTKRRFLPNLCDVTLISDALGQRFRLRVSAHALRSVEHRGGLDAFLLKARENELSMRARLLRRQIAKKTAEAA, encoded by the coding sequence ATGTCCCGTAAGTGCGAATTGACCGGCAAGGGCGTCCAGTCGGGCAACAACGTCTCTCACGCCAACAACAAGACCAAGCGTCGGTTCCTGCCGAACCTCTGCGACGTCACGCTGATTTCCGACGCTCTCGGCCAGCGTTTCCGTCTGCGCGTCTCGGCCCATGCGCTGCGGTCTGTCGAACATCGCGGCGGCCTGGATGCTTTCCTGCTGAAGGCTCGCGAAAACGAACTGTCGATGCGCGCGCGTCTGCTGCGCCGCCAGATCGCCAAGAAGACCGCAGAAGCCGCGTAA
- a CDS encoding cupin domain-containing protein: MTADDIIAELFMQPHPEGGWYKETFRDGAGGERGHSTAIYYLLKQGENSHWHRVKDAVEIWHFYAGSPLRLRMARDGEAAREEILGLSLGRGEKPQIVVEADSWQSAESLGAFTLVGCTVAPGFSFSAFEMAPPGWEPTA; the protein is encoded by the coding sequence GTGACGGCTGACGACATCATCGCCGAACTCTTCATGCAGCCGCATCCCGAGGGCGGCTGGTACAAGGAAACCTTTCGCGACGGTGCCGGCGGCGAGCGCGGTCATTCCACGGCGATCTATTACCTGCTCAAACAGGGGGAAAACTCGCACTGGCACCGGGTGAAGGATGCGGTGGAGATCTGGCATTTTTACGCCGGCAGCCCTTTGCGGCTGCGGATGGCAAGGGACGGGGAAGCCGCCCGCGAGGAAATCCTCGGCCTGTCGCTGGGCAGAGGCGAGAAGCCGCAGATCGTGGTGGAGGCGGATAGCTGGCAATCCGCCGAGAGCCTTGGGGCCTTTACCCTGGTGGGATGTACGGTTGCCCCCGGCTTTTCCTTCTCCGCCTTCGAAATGGCACCGCCTGGCTGGGAGCCCACCGCCTGA
- a CDS encoding esterase-like activity of phytase family protein, which translates to MVPTRLLLTGLLALALVSPAQTGLAEEQSVPVTATRVERFKPGSSETRFGSFEFLGGLEFSSSEDLLGSISSLRLRADGASFVAVLDTGHWLTGRLDRSADGRLSGLYEVRLAPMLDGRGEEPRSKSDMDAEGVALRDGEVLVSYERTHRIAIYPDPGFLSARPGRSLDILIPRRELRANGGLETMLVAPADGPLQGAAMTIAEKSVDDEGNLFAAILEGPMKGGFKVRREAPWDVTDGAFLPDGDLLLLERRFSFLGGLGMRIRRISGLDLRPGSLVDGTVILEADMGFQIDNMEGMDVIEGADGHPHVILVSDDNHSILQRNLLLEFRLLP; encoded by the coding sequence ATGGTGCCAACACGCCTCCTCCTGACGGGATTGCTCGCCTTAGCACTGGTCTCTCCCGCGCAAACCGGTCTGGCCGAGGAGCAAAGCGTTCCGGTCACGGCCACGCGCGTCGAGCGCTTCAAGCCGGGTTCGTCGGAGACACGCTTCGGCAGCTTCGAATTCCTGGGCGGGCTGGAATTTTCCTCGAGCGAAGATCTGCTCGGCTCAATTTCAAGCCTTCGTCTTCGGGCTGACGGGGCAAGCTTCGTGGCCGTGCTCGACACGGGCCACTGGCTGACCGGCAGGCTGGACCGCAGCGCCGATGGACGGCTGTCCGGTCTGTACGAGGTCAGGCTTGCGCCCATGCTGGATGGGCGGGGGGAGGAGCCCCGCTCCAAAAGCGACATGGATGCGGAAGGGGTTGCCCTGCGTGACGGGGAGGTGCTGGTAAGCTATGAGCGCACGCACCGCATTGCCATCTATCCCGATCCGGGCTTCCTCTCCGCGCGCCCCGGTCGCAGCCTCGACATCCTGATTCCGCGGCGCGAATTGCGCGCCAATGGTGGCCTGGAGACGATGCTGGTGGCGCCGGCCGACGGCCCGCTGCAGGGAGCCGCCATGACGATCGCGGAAAAAAGCGTGGATGATGAGGGCAATCTGTTCGCCGCCATTCTCGAAGGGCCGATGAAGGGTGGCTTCAAGGTCCGGCGCGAGGCGCCCTGGGATGTGACGGACGGTGCCTTCCTCCCGGATGGCGATCTCTTGCTGCTGGAACGCCGGTTCAGCTTTCTTGGCGGGCTTGGCATGCGCATTCGTCGTATCAGTGGCCTGGACCTGCGCCCCGGTTCGCTTGTCGACGGGACGGTGATACTGGAGGCCGATATGGGGTTTCAGATCGACAATATGGAAGGCATGGACGTGATTGAGGGCGCGGACGGTCATCCGCATGTCATCCTCGTCTCGGATGACAATCACTCGATCCTCCAGCGCAATCTATTGCTGGAATTCCGTCTTTTGCCATAG
- a CDS encoding gamma-glutamylcyclotransferase has protein sequence MDEFWVFGYGSLMWNPGFPYEARLQARAFGYRRALCVRSFVHRGTPERPGLVLGLDRGGSCRGVAFQVAPRDWPEVVDYLRARELVTHVYLERHLPVALEDGRQVKALSYVVDRGHPQYAGALEVETAARIVHASTGKSGPNHAYVDNTLSHMQDMGIRDLWLEGVAEAVLRLRHQTVA, from the coding sequence ATGGACGAATTTTGGGTGTTTGGCTACGGCTCGCTCATGTGGAACCCCGGCTTCCCTTATGAGGCCCGGCTTCAGGCCCGCGCTTTCGGCTATCGCCGTGCGCTTTGTGTCCGCTCCTTTGTCCATCGGGGGACGCCGGAACGGCCAGGCCTGGTCCTAGGTCTCGATCGCGGCGGATCGTGCCGCGGCGTGGCCTTCCAGGTTGCACCGCGCGACTGGCCGGAGGTCGTCGATTACCTGCGGGCGCGCGAACTCGTCACCCATGTCTATCTGGAGCGGCATCTGCCGGTGGCGCTGGAAGACGGTCGCCAGGTCAAGGCGCTGAGCTATGTGGTGGATCGCGGCCATCCGCAATATGCCGGCGCACTCGAAGTGGAGACGGCCGCGCGCATCGTCCATGCATCGACCGGCAAGTCGGGTCCCAATCACGCCTATGTCGACAATACGCTCTCCCATATGCAGGATATGGGCATACGCGATCTCTGGCTGGAAGGCGTGGCGGAGGCCGTGCTCCGCCTACGCCATCAAACCGTCGCCTGA
- a CDS encoding class I SAM-dependent methyltransferase translates to MHADIVDLREFYHSPLGRFAEHSIGAALTSLWTRLPEERLVGLGYAVPYLERFRAATERTFAFMPAGQGAVNWPVGELSSTALVFEEELPLPDSSIDRVLMVHSLEFAENPRETLKELWRVLAPGGRLVIVVPNRRGVWARMEHTPFGSGRPYSRRQLTNLLRETNFTPASSAEALFFPPSKIRAVLKLRNGFERLGRRLWPAFSGVLVLEAQKRLYQGLPVAARASRRVFVPVLGAQGVPTARSRS, encoded by the coding sequence ATGCACGCCGATATCGTCGATCTTCGCGAATTCTATCACTCGCCCCTGGGCCGGTTTGCCGAGCACTCGATCGGTGCGGCGCTGACCTCTCTCTGGACGCGCCTGCCGGAAGAGCGGCTGGTCGGCCTTGGCTATGCGGTTCCCTATCTCGAGCGGTTCCGCGCCGCCACCGAGCGAACCTTCGCCTTCATGCCGGCCGGGCAGGGTGCGGTGAACTGGCCGGTGGGCGAACTCTCCTCGACAGCGCTGGTCTTCGAGGAGGAGCTGCCGCTTCCGGATTCCTCGATCGATCGCGTCCTGATGGTGCATTCGCTGGAATTTGCGGAAAATCCGCGCGAGACCCTGAAGGAACTGTGGCGTGTGCTGGCGCCGGGCGGGCGGCTCGTCATCGTGGTGCCGAACCGCCGGGGCGTCTGGGCGCGCATGGAGCACACGCCCTTCGGCTCCGGCCGGCCCTATTCGCGGCGCCAGCTGACGAACCTGTTGCGCGAAACCAATTTCACGCCGGCCTCGAGTGCCGAGGCCCTCTTCTTCCCGCCGTCCAAGATCCGCGCGGTGCTCAAGCTGCGCAACGGGTTCGAAAGGCTCGGACGGCGCTTGTGGCCGGCCTTTTCCGGCGTGCTGGTGCTGGAGGCCCAGAAGCGGCTCTATCAGGGATTGCCGGTAGCCGCGCGCGCCTCGCGTCGTGTCTTCGTCCCCGTGCTCGGAGCGCAGGGCGTGCCCACCGCGCGCAGCCGCAGTTGA
- a CDS encoding AAA family ATPase: MVRIHILGASGSGTTTLGRLLGEQLQILHLDTDDFFWAPTDLPYTTPRPVTDRLALIEEAMAGASAWVLTGSALKWGMPLEPLYDLIVFLRLDPLIRMERIRRREQERYGARILPGGDMAETSRAFIDWAASYDRAGPEQRSLAAHEAWLAMRQTPVLRLDSSMVPDELADAVCRHPVVSNKSVK; this comes from the coding sequence ATGGTCCGCATTCATATCCTGGGAGCCTCCGGCTCCGGCACGACGACGCTCGGACGCCTGCTCGGCGAACAGCTGCAGATCCTTCATCTCGATACCGATGATTTTTTCTGGGCGCCGACCGATCTTCCCTATACGACGCCGCGACCGGTGACGGATCGGCTTGCGCTGATCGAGGAGGCGATGGCCGGGGCCTCCGCCTGGGTCCTGACCGGCTCGGCCCTCAAATGGGGAATGCCGCTCGAACCGCTTTACGATCTGATCGTCTTTCTGCGACTTGATCCGCTGATACGGATGGAGCGCATCCGGCGCCGGGAGCAGGAACGCTATGGCGCTCGAATTTTGCCCGGCGGCGATATGGCGGAGACGAGCCGCGCCTTCATCGACTGGGCGGCAAGTTATGATCGCGCCGGTCCCGAGCAGCGCAGCCTGGCCGCCCATGAAGCCTGGCTGGCCATGCGCCAGACCCCGGTCCTGCGGCTTGATTCGTCGATGGTCCCGGACGAGCTGGCGGATGCTGTTTGCCGGCATCCGGTCGTCTCAAACAAGAGCGTCAAGTAA
- a CDS encoding EamA family transporter — MKIRGTLIGFTAILMWSLLALFTAASGTIPPFQLSAITFAIGSLPGLILLAARPERMKLLRQPAKVWLIGIGGLFGYHFLYFTALRNAPAVEAGLIAYLWPLFIVVGSALLPGERLRWHHLAGALAGLAGTVAIVSRAGITFDGAHLLGYGAAFLCAFTWSGYSLLTRRFEAVSTDVVTGFCLATALLSALCHLALETTVWPSGGMEWLAIVGLGLLPVGAAFYAWDYGVKTGDIQILGAASYAAPLLSTLILLLFGFAEPSLKIALACLLITGGAALAAKDMITRRPQTDAAPAQ, encoded by the coding sequence GTGAAGATCAGGGGCACGCTCATCGGCTTCACGGCCATTCTCATGTGGTCGCTCCTGGCGCTGTTTACGGCGGCTTCGGGAACCATACCTCCCTTCCAGCTATCGGCCATCACCTTCGCCATCGGCAGCCTGCCCGGCCTCATTCTGCTTGCAGCACGGCCGGAGCGGATGAAGCTTCTGCGCCAGCCCGCCAAGGTCTGGCTGATCGGCATTGGCGGCCTGTTCGGCTATCATTTTCTCTACTTCACGGCGCTTCGAAACGCGCCGGCGGTGGAGGCGGGACTGATCGCCTACCTCTGGCCTCTGTTCATCGTCGTCGGATCGGCGCTTCTGCCGGGCGAAAGATTGCGATGGCATCATTTGGCCGGGGCATTGGCCGGCCTGGCCGGAACCGTCGCGATCGTCTCGCGCGCCGGTATCACCTTCGATGGCGCCCATCTCCTCGGCTATGGCGCGGCCTTTCTCTGCGCCTTCACATGGTCGGGCTATTCCCTGCTCACCCGCCGCTTCGAGGCGGTCTCGACGGATGTCGTGACCGGTTTTTGCCTCGCCACCGCCCTTCTGTCAGCGCTGTGCCATCTGGCGCTCGAAACCACCGTCTGGCCTTCCGGTGGCATGGAATGGCTGGCGATTGTCGGTCTCGGCCTGCTGCCGGTGGGCGCGGCCTTCTATGCATGGGATTATGGGGTGAAGACGGGCGATATTCAGATCCTGGGCGCTGCCAGCTATGCCGCCCCCCTGTTGTCGACGCTGATCCTGCTGCTCTTCGGATTTGCCGAACCCAGTCTCAAGATCGCCCTGGCCTGCCTGTTGATCACCGGCGGCGCGGCACTGGCGGCAAAGGACATGATCACCCGGCGGCCGCAGACGGATGCCGCTCCGGCGCAATGA
- a CDS encoding DUF3108 domain-containing protein, translated as MLRRSRISAFFALGLLSSAAVGLSASPAVTAGTRHFSEYDVSLGLLPIARASFASEFDGRSYTISGVFRSSGLVNLFTRISADTNVKGTIRGRQLQADAYSLTYTQGKKTRIYDIAYRNGDVVSSTIKPEPGQRPPNWVPVSAGDLQAVLDPLSSLVFPAGAKVCPSRLPIYDGESRMDLVLTPKGKKTFSTDGFKGEALVCEVRYRPRSGYRQGRSDIEFLKQARMEVWFAKASGPDVYAPVYARVPTKVGDVYVTAVKYGG; from the coding sequence ATGCTCCGCAGGAGCCGCATCTCCGCCTTCTTTGCGCTTGGCCTTCTCTCATCCGCCGCTGTCGGTCTTTCGGCGTCGCCGGCGGTGACGGCGGGCACCCGCCATTTCAGTGAATATGATGTTTCGCTCGGCCTTCTGCCGATCGCCCGGGCGTCCTTCGCCAGCGAGTTCGATGGCCGGTCCTACACGATTTCCGGCGTCTTCCGCTCGTCCGGCCTCGTCAATCTCTTCACCCGCATCTCCGCCGATACGAATGTGAAGGGTACAATCCGGGGGCGTCAGTTGCAGGCGGATGCCTATTCGCTGACCTATACCCAGGGAAAGAAGACGCGTATCTACGATATCGCCTATCGCAACGGCGATGTTGTCTCCTCCACGATCAAGCCCGAGCCGGGTCAGCGCCCGCCCAACTGGGTTCCGGTGTCCGCTGGCGATCTGCAAGCCGTGCTCGACCCGCTGTCCAGCCTCGTCTTCCCCGCGGGAGCCAAGGTCTGCCCGAGCCGGCTACCGATCTATGACGGCGAATCGCGCATGGATCTTGTGCTGACGCCGAAGGGCAAGAAAACCTTCTCGACCGATGGCTTCAAGGGTGAGGCCCTGGTGTGCGAAGTCCGCTATAGGCCGAGATCCGGTTATCGGCAGGGTCGCAGCGATATCGAATTCCTCAAGCAGGCGCGCATGGAAGTGTGGTTTGCCAAGGCGTCCGGGCCTGATGTATATGCTCCCGTCTATGCCAGAGTTCCCACCAAGGTGGGCGACGTCTATGTGACAGCCGTCAAATACGGCGGTTGA
- a CDS encoding queuosine precursor transporter, with protein MQYLRATALYVVLMTIVVVASNFLVQFPVLGSAFGIQLSDLLTWGAFIYPAAFLVTDLTNRQFGPRIARRVVFAGFVVGIAISYHTSMPRIAIASGTAYLVGQLLDISVFNQLRRQTWWRAPLAGSLIGSMLDTILFFSLSFALVFGFLGANDEFAIGSAPILGVFATEAPRWISWAIGDFVVKLLVGLVMLLPYGALMSVVKPMPPAKAA; from the coding sequence ATGCAGTACCTCCGCGCGACCGCTCTTTATGTTGTCCTGATGACGATCGTCGTCGTCGCTTCCAATTTCCTCGTCCAGTTTCCCGTCCTCGGCTCCGCCTTCGGCATTCAGCTGAGCGATCTTTTGACCTGGGGCGCCTTCATCTATCCGGCCGCCTTTCTGGTCACCGATCTCACCAACAGGCAGTTCGGTCCGCGCATTGCCCGCCGCGTCGTCTTTGCCGGCTTCGTGGTCGGGATCGCCATCTCCTACCACACTTCCATGCCGCGCATCGCCATTGCTTCCGGCACCGCCTATCTGGTGGGCCAGCTTCTGGACATCTCGGTGTTCAACCAGTTGCGACGCCAGACCTGGTGGCGGGCCCCGCTGGCGGGCTCGCTCATCGGCTCCATGCTGGACACGATCCTGTTCTTTTCGCTGTCCTTCGCACTGGTCTTCGGCTTTCTCGGCGCCAATGACGAGTTCGCGATCGGTTCGGCGCCCATTCTCGGCGTATTCGCCACCGAGGCACCCCGCTGGATTTCCTGGGCGATCGGCGATTTCGTCGTCAAGCTCCTGGTCGGGCTGGTCATGCTTCTGCCCTATGGCGCGCTGATGAGCGTCGTCAAGCCCATGCCACCGGCAAAAGCCGCCTGA
- the gloB gene encoding hydroxyacylglutathione hydrolase, which produces MKTLAIEVFMCRSDNFGVLLHDPESGLTASIDAPEEEPIVAAAEARGWTITHILTTHHHLDHVEANLALKQRYGCEIIGPVNEAVAIPGLDRTVADGDEFLFGEHPVRVYETPGHTAGHVCYSFPEDKLLFAADTLFALGCGRLFERPAADMWHSLQKLCVLPDETAIYFGHEYTLSNARFAVTVDPDNAVLQRRLHEIEALRAEGRFTIPTMMGLEKETNPFLRVADPSIRRNLLMEGATNEEVFAEIRKRKDEFK; this is translated from the coding sequence ATGAAAACTCTGGCCATCGAAGTCTTCATGTGCCGCAGCGACAATTTCGGCGTCCTGCTGCACGATCCGGAAAGCGGGCTGACGGCCTCTATCGACGCCCCCGAGGAAGAGCCCATCGTGGCTGCTGCCGAGGCGCGTGGATGGACCATCACCCATATTCTGACCACGCATCATCATCTCGACCATGTCGAGGCCAATCTGGCCCTCAAGCAGCGCTATGGCTGCGAGATCATCGGCCCCGTCAATGAAGCTGTGGCCATTCCCGGCCTCGACCGCACGGTGGCCGATGGCGACGAATTCCTGTTCGGCGAGCATCCGGTGCGCGTCTACGAAACGCCCGGCCACACCGCCGGCCATGTCTGTTACAGCTTTCCGGAGGACAAGCTGCTGTTTGCCGCCGATACGCTGTTCGCGCTTGGCTGCGGCCGGCTGTTCGAGCGGCCGGCGGCGGATATGTGGCATTCGCTCCAGAAGCTCTGCGTGCTGCCGGATGAGACCGCGATCTATTTCGGCCACGAATACACGCTCTCCAATGCGCGCTTCGCCGTCACGGTCGATCCCGACAATGCGGTCCTGCAACGCCGATTGCACGAAATCGAAGCCTTGCGTGCCGAAGGCCGCTTCACCATCCCGACCATGATGGGCCTGGAGAAGGAGACCAATCCCTTCCTGCGGGTGGCCGATCCCTCCATCCGCCGCAACCTCCTGATGGAGGGAGCGACCAATGAGGAGGTCTTTGCCGAGATCCGCAAGCGCAAGGACGAATTCAAGTGA
- a CDS encoding DUF2125 domain-containing protein — translation MAASSRSGVSGKIWALGAAILLVIAVYTGGWFYAASLLKEKTLALLGNQNGNGVSAECSDADYRGYPFRIGLFCSKVAIDDRVNGVAVSVGALRSAAQIYQPSHIVWELDGPAETRTTHGFTASSQWNSLQSSLVTNGGGVDRSSTIVKDLKTSIVSTQTQQVFDVTVGETQAHLRQNGNDLDAAVTMTNTQLATAGLPVALPQFTLAGDVTLTDKAALLEGRDGGSGLYGASGDIRQLGVDLGSGQILSLSGPFSIDQDGLISGKLKLRVDKIAAWRDQLKGNLPQASRTIDTATKMLSALTGGGDSASLDLTLNRGKILVGGFIAIGEIPPI, via the coding sequence ATGGCAGCGTCAAGCCGAAGCGGCGTCAGCGGCAAAATTTGGGCTCTCGGGGCAGCCATTCTTCTGGTCATTGCCGTCTATACCGGCGGCTGGTTCTATGCGGCGTCCTTGTTGAAGGAAAAGACCCTGGCCTTGCTCGGCAACCAGAATGGCAACGGCGTGTCGGCAGAATGCAGCGATGCCGATTATCGCGGCTATCCTTTTCGAATCGGTCTGTTCTGCTCCAAGGTTGCGATCGACGACCGCGTGAACGGTGTGGCGGTCAGCGTCGGCGCGCTGCGCTCGGCAGCACAGATCTACCAGCCAAGCCATATCGTCTGGGAACTCGACGGGCCGGCCGAGACCCGCACGACCCATGGCTTCACCGCATCCTCGCAATGGAACAGCCTGCAGTCGAGCCTCGTCACCAATGGCGGCGGCGTGGACCGCAGTTCGACCATCGTCAAGGACCTGAAAACCAGCATCGTCTCGACGCAGACACAGCAGGTGTTCGATGTCACGGTCGGCGAAACGCAGGCCCATCTGCGGCAGAACGGTAATGATCTCGATGCAGCCGTTACCATGACCAATACCCAGCTTGCGACGGCCGGGCTTCCTGTCGCCTTGCCGCAATTCACCTTGGCCGGCGATGTTACGCTCACCGACAAGGCCGCTCTTCTGGAAGGTCGTGACGGCGGCAGCGGGCTTTACGGCGCCTCTGGCGATATCCGGCAGCTCGGCGTCGATCTTGGCAGCGGCCAGATCCTGTCGCTGAGCGGGCCGTTTTCGATCGATCAGGATGGTCTCATCTCGGGCAAGTTGAAGCTGCGCGTCGACAAGATCGCCGCCTGGCGCGACCAGTTGAAGGGCAATCTGCCGCAGGCAAGTCGCACGATCGATACCGCCACGAAAATGCTCTCGGCGCTGACCGGCGGAGGCGACAGCGCAAGCCTGGACCTCACGCTCAATCGCGGCAAGATACTGGTTGGCGGCTTCATTGCCATCGGCGAAATTCCGCCGATCTGA
- the hisC gene encoding histidinol-phosphate transaminase yields the protein MDSVSLKPAPRPGILDIAAYVPGKEHAPGVARVFKLSSNETPLGASPKALDAFRQAAGHLELYPDGQALELRAAIADTHRLNAANILCGNGSDELLGLLAHVYLGTGDEAIITEHGFLVYRIQIMGAGAVPVTVKENDCRVDVDAILAAVTPKTRMVFIANPGNPTGTYVPAADIRRLHAGIPKNVILVLDAAYAEYVDRNDYESGIELVSSAQNVVMTRTFSKVYGLAALRIGWMYGPADILDALNRVRGPFNLNAPAIAAGAAAIRDQTFIGKAVEHNALWLTKLTQAFEALGLRVTPSVTNFVLVHFPDVDGKRAPDADAFLTSRGFILRAVKGYGLPNALRMTIGSEEANRGVIEALGEFMSKA from the coding sequence ATGGATAGCGTTTCGCTGAAGCCCGCTCCCCGCCCCGGAATTCTGGACATAGCCGCCTATGTGCCGGGCAAGGAGCATGCGCCAGGCGTGGCGCGCGTGTTCAAGCTGTCATCGAACGAAACACCGCTCGGCGCCAGCCCGAAGGCGCTCGACGCCTTCCGGCAAGCTGCCGGTCACCTGGAGCTTTATCCGGATGGCCAGGCGCTGGAGCTGCGTGCGGCGATCGCGGACACGCATCGGCTGAATGCTGCCAATATTCTCTGCGGCAACGGTTCGGACGAACTGCTCGGTCTGCTTGCGCATGTCTATCTGGGCACCGGTGACGAAGCCATCATTACCGAGCATGGTTTCCTGGTCTATCGGATCCAGATCATGGGTGCCGGCGCCGTGCCCGTCACGGTGAAGGAGAATGATTGCCGGGTGGATGTCGATGCCATTCTGGCCGCGGTCACGCCGAAAACCAGGATGGTCTTCATCGCCAATCCGGGCAATCCGACCGGAACCTATGTGCCGGCCGCCGATATTCGTCGCCTGCATGCCGGCATTCCGAAGAATGTCATCCTGGTCCTGGATGCGGCCTATGCCGAATATGTCGATCGCAACGACTACGAATCCGGCATCGAGCTCGTCTCCTCCGCCCAGAACGTGGTGATGACGCGAACCTTCTCCAAGGTCTATGGGCTGGCGGCGCTGCGGATCGGCTGGATGTACGGCCCCGCCGATATTCTGGACGCCCTCAACCGCGTGCGTGGTCCCTTCAACCTGAATGCGCCGGCCATTGCTGCCGGTGCCGCAGCCATCCGCGATCAAACCTTCATCGGCAAGGCCGTCGAGCACAATGCCTTGTGGCTGACCAAGCTCACCCAGGCCTTCGAGGCGCTCGGGCTGAGGGTTACCCCCTCCGTGACGAATTTCGTTCTCGTCCATTTCCCGGATGTGGATGGCAAGCGGGCGCCGGATGCCGATGCCTTTCTGACCAGCCGCGGTTTCATCCTGCGCGCCGTCAAAGGCTATGGCCTGCCCAATGCGCTGCGCATGACGATCGGCTCGGAAGAGGCCAATCGCGGCGTCATAGAGGCGCTCGGCGAGTTTATGAGCAAGGCATGA